The nucleotide window TCAAATTTATAACATTTATACCCTTTTATTAAAACTGCAGTAGGATATATGAATCTGGAGTGTAAAGAGAAAGAGAAGGGTATATTGGTCAAACTATAATTTGTAATTAAGAAAATGtgtaaatatgattttttttcttATATCTTGAATGGGTACATCTAATTATCCGATATTCATTTGTTTTGGTTGGCTAAATACGATATTATGCAAGTTTTCAAGAGTATATATGATATTTCTCCAACGTTTTGTTCGTATTTAATTTTGTCAATATCTAATTTACATTGTTCAGGTGTAATATGGCATTTAGGTAAACTTAGATGTTTCCAAACATACCTTTTTATAGAGTTTTCGCCGAGACTCAAACCTTTGTTAGACAAATGCTCAGACAAAGATTGTCTGATCCATACGGGACGCTCGTTAAACAAATCACATACTGCCATCTGGTATTTCCATTCTTTTGTACCTTCAGCTATGAACTTTTCCCAGTTCACCTTCTTAGGAACATGTATGAATGTTAAGGCAGCAAAAATCACACAGACGTCGCCACGCATACATAGAATATTAATGAGCACGCACATATAAAACGTTAACAATAAGGAtatctttgatgttgaaatcaatTGCAAGGCAAGGCTCTATGTCCATCTACATTCACACATAAAAATTTGAAACTGATTATGCCCTTTAACCGTATCATTTTTgcatttttattagttttttagttcacaaaaagagaataaaaaacATTCTTGAGATTGATTGATGATACCTCCCAACGGTGTTGTACAACTCCCTCGTGTTTCTTTTTCTGGCTCGCATAAATAGATGGTTGCAACCTAAAAGGAAATACAAAAAACATTATGAATGAaatcttttatttaaaaaatttatAAGAAAGTCGTTTGTTATGGTGACGAGAAGAAGCATCTTACACCAAATTCTCCTGTGTGTTTTTCAGCGAGAAAAGAGGGGGTAGTAAAATCATTAAATCCTCTTGATCCGCATCAATTAGCCCATGTTTCTCTGCAATGTGCACATACACAACAAGCATGAACACCTTAAACAAACTATTAATAACGCAATAGTAACAAACAATTAAGAAAAAGAACATAGTGGAATGAGGACCGAACCAAATTGTGGTTCAACATCAGCCCAGTTTCTCTTCTTTTTCCGTGCAACATCAGCATGAACGGCAAGAACGTGCTGGTAGTCTGCCATTCCTATAGAATTTAAACGTAGATAAATATAAAGATGGCAGAGAAACAGGTGAGTCAAATGGGTTGGGAAACTAGTCAAATTAGTAATTTTATCTGCAGGTCAaatgggtcgggtcgggttgatAGAGCCAACCCACCAACACTTTGTTCCTTTCTAAAAATAGTTTTGCATATAGTTAATGCAATAAATATAATAAGAAACTAGattaacttaaaaaaataaaagagtaaagtacacggatggtccctatggtttaccaaaattttggatttggtccctagtttTTCAAAAGTATACAGATGATCcatgtggtttgcattttgtaacgAAATTAGTCCCCAGCCAACACATCTAAAGGTTTCAGTAGGTCGAAGTTAGGggctaaatgcgttacaaaatgcaaaccacggggaccatccatgtacttttggcaaagctggagactaaatgcgttacaaagtgcaaaccacagagaATATCCTTGTagttttggaaagctagggaccaattggtaaaccacagggaccattcgtGTACTTCACTCAAAATAAAATAAGTTCTTCTAAATAACACAATTTAGGATACTGTACCTATTTGAATAAATAGTTAGGAAAACTTTTTGAATCTTTAACCCGTTCAACATGTTTTATTTCAGAAAATtacaataaaaataaagatttgaCATTTTTCTAACCATTAAAATTATACGTTTCTGACACATGGCCAACAATATCAGCACAAACATTTTCTTCTGCTCCTTCTGATATCCGTCCCTCATCTTTCTGTTTCGAAATTTTCAATAAAAACTGGTTGCAAGGCATCACAATATCCCCATTTACAGGATGTGAGTACGGATCTTCGGGGCGGAAATGAAGTTCTAATTTGTTTGATTGCGATTCTCGAGCCTACAAACGTTGTACCGGTTTACACAAATCATTGATTAAAACTTACAGGTGGCAATTTCCGACTCACTGATTATGCCACATCTACTAACTAACAGAAGTCCTTACCTTTGCAATATCTTGAGTCCCACCAAGAGTCTCCAGAGCTCGTTCCATAGATGACGGGTAACCAGGGTAGTTAATTGCAAAGACTTTGTTGGTTGGTAAAACACCCGTAATAGACCCGTCTTTTATCACCCCCATTGCTCTTCTTAAAACTGTAAAAATGTCGACGTTGTTATCTTAAAGTAGTTCTAATGCTGGAATTCGAATTTTAATTCAGTGTTTGCATCTAcatatagggtaaagttcttgtacaaataatcttaacatactaaacatacaaattgaaggaaaactcaaaaagacaaggtggcatttttgtaattatcaataactatcaaagttactctacaaatatacctaaaaaaaacctaacccctcctccccccccccccaaaaaaaaaaaacttaaaagaaacctaacccccacccccccgccccaaaaaaacctaaaaaaaacctaccccccccccaacccaagctaaaatgctaaaaactaaacctccaaaaaacctaaaaaaatctaaaaaaaaaaacacaaataattttattttattttttaacattttttaataaaaaatcgctacttttagtagcagcaaaaaaattattattattattttttttttttttgctaacgaaatgtagcgattttttaataaaaaatgtttaaaaaaaaagttgtgttttttaggtatttttggttgagttCACATTTGTATAGTAACTTTAATAGTTgatggtaattacaaaaatgccaccttgtctttttgaattttccttcaatttgtatgtttagtatgttaagattatttgtatttgatcttttgcctctACATATATCCACAATGTTAGTCACATGGCTCGCATATAATAGATGTTATATATGTTTGATATATACAGCCATAAGGAGTGTTTGGATGTGCGTCTAAAATGCTCAGTCCTGATTATTTAGACTGAGAGAAGTAGCTGAAGAATTGCtgcaagaaaactgattatttatGCTATGTGGCTCACCCTTGGACAACTATGTTTTATTCACATTTTAATCAAAATAGTAAAAGGGGTGTGTACAAACCAGATATCCAAAATCAAGTTACCCAACAAGACACAATTGGAAACACTCACATGTGTTTCTCAAAGTTCAAATtctctgaggcatttcatcaaacaccttgaagGCAACAATTAGTTACCAAGAAATTGGAGATTACTGATTACAGTAAGTAACAAAAGCATCCTATCCTATAGGGAGTAAGCTTGAAATCAATCAATCATATCATGAAAAAATGAAAATAAGCTTTCTAGTTcaattgaaaaaaatatatataaaacaagAATTTTATACCTTAATGATGATGATGTCCTCCTGCGTTGATGATATCGGCTTGTTTACTCACTCGATTTCGACCTTACACTCCTCTGTTGACTGCTGCGATGATGAAGAAAGAACCAGGGGCCAGGGCCTGGACGCATATGATCGACGTTCTGCCTGCCTTCCCAGTTCCAGCGTCCAGCTTATTTTTTATTAAGTTAGTTTTTTTACACTTGGGGCCTGGGCCTATTAGTTTTAATTGGAAACAGATTGGCCCAATCTCATTAAGTCATTCTCAATAGAAGTTACAGGCCCATTTGAATTTCACATATCTGATTATTAGTTATATTAAAATTCCACACAGGCCCGTTTGATTTTTTTGGGTTATACATAGGCCCTTcaaagatgtttttattaaaaaaaacatacagatttttttgttaaaaacatatatatatatatatatataggtaaagagtactgtacaatattgcttatcgtacattacgtacgcttcaatatcagccgtcagatcatcttcccgcattttaaaatcgcatgttgtttttttataacaatttcacatgtgataatttttgatgaattcgcatgttgtttttttgtaccaatttcgcatttgataaaatagcatgttgtttttttataacaatttagcatgtgataattttttatgaattcgcatgttttttttttgtaccaatttcgcatgtgataattttgatgaaatagcatgtttttttttttaacaatttcgcatgtggtaattttgatgaaatcgcatgttaaaaaaccaacatgcgaaattgttacaaaaaaacaacatgcgaattcaatgcgggaagatgatcggacggctgagattgtagcgtacataatgtacgataagggcatttgtacgttaacctaaccctatatatatataggtaaagagtactgtacaatattgcttatcgtacattatgtacgcttcaatctcagccgtcagatcatcttcccgcattttaaaatcgcatgttgttttttataacaatttcgcatatgataattttttataaattcgcatgtttttttgtaccaatttcgcatttgataattttgatgaaatagcatgttgtttttttataacaatttcgcatgtgataatttttgatgaattcgcatgttgttttttgtaccaatttcgcatgtgataattttgatgaaatagcatgttgtttttttgtaacaatttcgcatgtggtaattttgatgaatcgcatgttaaaaaacaaacatgcgaaattgttacaaaaaaacaacatgcgaattcaatgcgggaagatgatcggacggctgagattgtagcgtacgtaatgtacgataagggcatttgtacgttaacctaaccctatatatatatatatatatagggaggggctcatgcgagaaccacccttattgtgagaaccttgagagccaatgtgaacacaacctaaaatagctaaaaaaaacctaaaaaaaacctaacccccaccctccccccccccaaaaaaaaaacctaaacccccccccccaagctaaaatgctaaaaactaaacccccaaaaaacctaaaaaaatctaaaaaaaaaaaaaatttaatattttttatgctcaaatcgctacttttcgaagcaaaaaaaaaaattttaaaaaaaaattttggccactaaaagtagcgatttttatattaaaaatattaaaaaaaaatttgtgtgatttttagctattttcaggcatttttggtgtgttcacattggttctcgcggttctcgcggttctcacaataagaggtggttcacGCAtaatcttctccctatatatatatatataggctaattataaggagaaaactcattccagttgactaaaccctgaaaactcTAACATGTGGTTAGGATTAATCCACGTTTGATTTTAGATTGAGAGGAGTAAGGGCATGATGGTCATTTTCTTTCTTACATTTTTGATATTATGGTGATGGGCTGGTGATGTGTCTGCACACGCAGACTTGTCATTTTGCTTCTTCTTGTCatctttttaattaattaaaattgtACTTGTGTAGACTTTTTAAGTTTGCTTTTTCTCTCACATCTTTCTCTCACAACTTTCCTTTTACTTCTCATCCTTTTCATTAATACATATCTCTCATCATCTCACATCATTTATTCAAACCAGAGAGGAGTGAAAACAATTAAAAGCTGTACATAAATCATCGATGAAACAAGATCAAAAATCAAATCTCTCACATCTCATTTCTCCCAAACAGAGTCTTTTTGTGTTTTATGAAGCATTTCTCAAATGAAGAACATATTTTACTTCCCAAAAATCTAGCGAGATAGATGGTTAGAGAGAGAAGATCGGAGAGAGAGAGGCAATGAGGATCGGTGAGAGAGGCGGTGAAGATCGGAGAAAGATCAGAAGATCGAACCGGTGTTCCATACAACATCAGACTCAGATCTGGTTCAGATTCGAAATCCAAAAAGACGTTCCAGTTCCAAGATGTTACCAGATCCAAAAGATGCTCCAGATCCGGTTGAAGATgttcgatgttgaagatgatATTCCATATAACGAttcgatgttgaagatgatcCAAAAGATGTTCGATGTTGAACATGATGTTCCAGATCTAAAAGATCCTCCAGATCCATAAGTATGTTTGTTTTCAGGCTTTTTTTCAGATTtgcatttttttgtgttttatagATCTTCATTTTTTGTGATTTGTAGATCTGCaacttttttcatttttttgttcaagaagatgaatgTTTTTTAGTTCTTGTTTTCTGGATATGTTGTTTTTTATTActgattttttcattttttttttgtgtaaaatttgttcTTATATAAACAATTTggtttttgggtaaattacatttttcgtcctttatgtttgtaccggattgcaacggataacctttaactttaataattacagtcacaatcctttatttgcaaaactcgTTACACTTtatgtcctttagcactaacatggttaaatttttttgttaagtttattcacttaagggtattatggtaaattcatatttttatttaagtgtttaataaataaaacaaagaaaaatacATATAAACATCATCTTCCCTAATTTtctaaccctaaaaccctaaccaccacAACCACATCatcccaccgccaccaccacctcacCCTGCCCCCAACCTCTGTAACTCCACCCACTCTCCAACCTCTATACCTTCAGAATTCATAATCTCTGATGCGCATTATGGTAGTTTCTCCAAATTCCCCAAATTGCAGCGACTTTTTCCTTAAACCCACGGTCGAATCCTCTCGTCAATCACCATCGTCTTCTTCGCTGGAATCTTTTCTAGGTTTCATGAACACTTGTTTCTGTTAATACTTATTATCCTCTCATCTGCTAATTGTTTGAATTTCATGTAAGTGATTGTTAATCAAATTGGTAGACCTAATTTTAATCTACCTACTGCTTTTATTATGATAATACTAGCTTCTAGTTTTGAGGTGAACTGTTTTTCGTTGTCTTGTATCCGATTTTGTTTAATATTACTGATTACTCAGCTAATAGTGGTTAATTACAGTCACAATAGGTCTATATTTTGATATGCATGGCCATTTGGTCTCAATGGGCTCAGCAAAATAGAATTAAAATTCACTTCAGTCGTTCAGAATTCAGAACTCAGATTCCATGGTAAATCATTATTCCGATTTCGATTTGGATTTCCTTGTAGCGACATTTAGATTTACAAACAACTGAAATCATTATTTTCGATTTCGAGACATAGAAAAAGACCCAAAACAAGACGTAATTCGATTGAAAACCTAGGTTTGACGGAACCGATTCATTCTTTCGACATGAGCGGATGTTCATATATCGCTGAATCTGTTGTTTGTTCGATGCCACGAGTGGTAAAAGTGTAAACTGCCATAATCTGCATCGAAGATTATGAATTCAACAACAGAGCACAAGGTATAGAggttggaggggggggggggttgttgaGGTTGGGGATTTTAGGGTTAGGAAATTGGGGAAGATGATGTTTATATgcatttttttgttttatttattaaatatttaaataaaagtaTGAATTTACCATaatacccttaagtgaataaacttaacaaaaaaatttaactaggttagtgctaaaggacgtacaGTGTAACAGGTTTgtaaataaaggattgtgactgtaattattgaagttaaaggttatccgttgcaatccggtacaaacataaaggacgaaaagtgtaatttatccttGGTTTTTTTTCATATCTGAACAAATGGAAACAATTTGATTTAAGTTCTTATGTATTGGATTAAAATCTAAGTTactttattatttattgttatgaTGATTGAATCTAAAAAATCTGTTGTTGTTGGATTCTTGTTaataaagttatatttttatatggatgttatatttttgatgtaacaATTCTCATAACAATTTTATGCGTCTTAGTTATGAAACTCCAAGATCTAGACATTTTTTATGTAACACCGTGTAACCGGGTGTTAGAAATGTAACAATCGAAGAAAAAAaacatgttacattttttgtgttacataaataatgtCAGTTACGtttttttgtgttacataaataatgcccgttacattttttgtaacaatcaaatcaaaaatgtctgttacatttttttttgttacatAAAAAATGTAACAATCAAAGAAAAAATGCCTGTTACATTTTTTGTGTTACAGAAATAATGCACGTTAAagaaaataaagtgcattgttacactttttttaaattactgtaaaaaataaagtgtgttgttacattttttcCAGGTTATATGTTACGTTTCtatgtaacacatgtaacaaaaccaaaaaaaatatgTTACAAAAATAGATTGTCATATACACATgtaacaaaaccaaaaaaaaaaatatacgtccaaaaatatattataaaaatatacgTACAAAAATAGATTGAAAAGTAGTCTTACAACTTGCAGACTTTTGTAAGAGAAGAAAAGTAGTCTTACAACATGCAGACTTTTGTAAGAGAAATTGAATTAATATTCCAAGATTACCCTTCAGGACATGAAATATATTATAAAATTGAGACCAAAGTACACAAAAGCAACTTATGGGCAAAAGTGAATCATAGCCATCCATCAAGTATGATCAATGGTTGTTattgggttttcagggtttagtcaactggagtgggttttcgatttatccttcccctatatatatatatatatatatatatatatatatatatatatatatatatactactttataaagcatataggaaggacagaaatggtcatttgccactttACAACCATTTGAAGCCCATTgtacaacctttaaagcatgaagGTGTTGAAAAATCCTTAACACGCGGAGCAGCTCAAATGGATCTCTTTGACCCGTTTCACCCAAATGGATCCAATATATACTTTCTTTCACTCAATCTAAACCCTAATATTCATTTCATTCACATCCGCCCCCATCCTTCTCTCTCTGGCGATAATACCCTTACTTCACTCAAACAAAACTACACGGGCAGAAGTGATCTAGGGTTTCTCTCCATCTGCGGCTCTACTCTCTCTCTGGCGATCAGAAGTAATCTAGGGTTTGTCTTGACGATCATATCAGAGGCCGGATCTCTCTATAAGACGCCAGATCTGTGGTTGTGGGTGGAAGACGATGACACAAGGCTTGGTTGGGGGCCAGATTGGTACCGTTTTTTACCCTAtcttgtaagttttttttttaaactttgtaATATAATACCTTTAGATCTGTGTTGGTTTTGTGATTTTTTTAATGTTCTGTGAATGGATCAACAGAGAGAGTATATATTTTTGtattgattagggtttttgttttctGGAAATGTGAATATAGTTGAAGACGAAGACCGATGAACAGGTGAAAGAGAGAACATTGCGGCTTGGTTCAAGAACCTTCAAATTCAGCCTTAGTGGTACCGTTTTTTACCCTATctatagttttgtttgttaaattTTATATCTTTTAAGTTTTTTATAAACATCTTTGTCAGGTCTGTTATAATACTTTCAGATCTGTGCtggttttgtgtttttttaatgtTTTGTGAATGGATCTACGGAGAGAGTATATATTTTTGTATTGATTACGGTTTTAATTGATTTATTAGAATAACTGAGCGGGTCGAATGAGTCAAAAGTGACCTCAAGAGGTCTTTAATGCATCAAAATGGTTTAAATGGTGCAGGGTAACTTATTAGGGCAGAGCAAGAGCAGCATGTGTTTGTTAAAAGAAAAGAAGTAAGTTTAAAACCATTGATCCCTTAAAGTATCTTATTAAAACCATTGATCCCTTAAAGTATCTTATTATAAATAATTTCCTCCTTCGCGGGAATCACGAATCTAAATACCATACATCAGTTTACTGATTTGAAAAGGAAGTTTTAGCCAAATATGGCGataataataaaatttttatGTTCTTTGACAAAGGTGTTTCAGGTCAACCCCATCcatacaaaaaaaattaacctttttgACCAGTAACTCAACTAACTCATTTTGACACATCTAACTTTTTGTTACTTTATTCAAAGGTTTCGACTATTAAAACATGGCTCATGTTTCTTATGTAATCAGGTAAGATCAATCAGGATGGGCGGCTCCTATGCATTGGGTCTCTGTGGGGTTGCATGTGGAAGGAATGATCTATTTTATGAGATCGGCATTGGTGGTCCTTGGTATGGAACTCCTTTTTTGTTTCCATTTATTGAAATGGCAATTTTAACCAGTTCGTTTTCGAAAGGGTAGATTCTGGTTATGTTTTATCTTCAACGGGTCAATTGGGTAACATAAAAAAAGTGTATCTAAAACGGAAGTCAGTCAAATGGCTCAAGAGTCGCTCAAATTGTATTTTCATTTTTCGTTGATTAAGGTCCTAAATCGTCTTTTAAAAGGGATCAGATAGTTAttgaaataatatatttttgcaaTCATAGTTTCATATTTGACACCAATtacttttataaaatttttatGTTCTTTGACAAAGGTGTTTCAGGTCCAGTTTTTTATAGCCAGTTAGGTTTTTAAACTGGTTACAAGTTCTGTCaaacaaaatgtttttttttttaaggcgTTGATATGCAGCGGCTACTTAAAAGTTCTGTCAGAGATAAATATCATTAATTCCTGATATTCTTATTGAACT belongs to Helianthus annuus cultivar XRQ/B chromosome 5, HanXRQr2.0-SUNRISE, whole genome shotgun sequence and includes:
- the LOC110940106 gene encoding general transcription factor 3C polypeptide 5, with protein sequence MGVIKDGSITGVLPTNKVFAINYPGYPSSMERALETLGGTQDIAKARESQSNKLELHFRPEDPYSHPVNGDIVMPCNQFLLKISKQKDEGRISEGAEENVCADIVGHVSETYNFNGMADYQHVLAVHADVARKKKRNWADVEPQFEKHGLIDADQEDLMILLPPLFSLKNTQENLVLQPSIYASQKKKHEGVVQHRWEMDIEPCLAIDFNIKDVPKKVNWEKFIAEGTKEWKYQMAVCDLFNERPVWIRQSLSEHLSNKGLSLGENSIKRYLFRAAYYFLNGPYRRFWIRKGYDPRKDPESRIYQRMDFRVPPPLRSYCDSGIASGLKHKWDDLCGFRVFPYKCQTSFQLFELVDDYIQQEIKKPLTQTSCTLATGWFSQHILEILRLRVKVRFLSVYPNPGAESFLKSASLHLEKLKRTINVIKEKIVNKDEVHIEENEMSNDEDDDMEDDIEDENADEDFDAYEGLDMGGDGNDALPDSSYINQENVSKTYLQELFGSFPNNGQDAENSDEEYHIFDGSNSEDEDEDDY